A genomic segment from bacterium encodes:
- the rpmB gene encoding 50S ribosomal protein L28: MAKQCTICGKKPGTGHKVSHSNIKTKRRWLPNLQRVKVIVQRGQNKYIYVCTRCLRSGKVKKAA; this comes from the coding sequence ATGGCAAAACAGTGCACAATTTGTGGGAAAAAACCAGGTACGGGACATAAAGTATCTCATTCTAATATTAAGACCAAACGGCGGTGGCTTCCTAATTTGCAACGGGTTAAAGTAATAGTACAAAGAGGACAGAATAAGTATATTTATGTTTGCACCCGTTGTCTTCGTTCTGGTAAAGTTAAAAAAGCTGCGTAA